A single genomic interval of Mucilaginibacter robiniae harbors:
- a CDS encoding OmpW/AlkL family protein has translation MKTLKLSLLCLFLLAGLTCFSQHKNELDIRLRAIGIIPQESATIGVIGGGINLSNSYVPELDFTYFFANNFSAELILGTARHKVSTRASDLSAIDAGTADVNLGKVWLLPPTLTLQYHLPTGTIFKPYAGAGINYTFFYNADKGPVVQNIDYKNKAAFAAQLGFDVDISKKVFLNVDVKKLFLSTNVTVDASNLTPAGNQALAPVLQNINADVKIRPWVIGIGIGHRF, from the coding sequence ATGAAAACCTTAAAATTATCTTTGCTATGCCTGTTTCTGCTAGCCGGACTTACCTGCTTTTCACAACACAAAAATGAATTAGATATACGCCTGCGCGCCATTGGCATTATACCCCAAGAGAGCGCTACCATTGGTGTAATAGGTGGTGGTATCAACCTGAGTAATTCGTATGTTCCCGAACTGGATTTTACTTACTTTTTCGCCAACAACTTTTCAGCCGAATTAATATTAGGAACGGCAAGGCATAAAGTAAGCACCCGTGCATCAGATTTATCAGCTATTGATGCCGGTACTGCCGATGTTAATTTGGGTAAGGTATGGTTGTTGCCACCTACCCTTACGCTGCAATATCACTTACCTACCGGTACAATTTTTAAACCTTATGCTGGTGCTGGTATTAATTACACCTTCTTTTACAATGCCGATAAAGGCCCGGTGGTGCAAAATATTGATTATAAAAATAAAGCGGCCTTTGCTGCCCAACTGGGCTTTGATGTAGATATCAGCAAAAAAGTGTTTTTGAATGTTGATGTAAAGAAGCTGTTCCTGTCAACCAACGTTACTGTTGATGCCTCAAACCTTACTCCCGCCGGTAACCAGGCGCTGGCTCCGGTACTGCAAAATATAAATGCCGATGTTAAAATAAGGCCGTGGGTAATCGGCATTGGTATCGGTCATCGTTTTTAA
- the metH gene encoding methionine synthase — protein MNIREELQKRILVIDGAMGTMIQRYQLTEEDFRGERFKNHLSDLKGNNDLLNITRPDVIKAIHAEYLEAGADIIETNTFSTQRISLADYHMEELDYELSYEGARLAREVVDEYNQKTPDKPRFVAGAVGPTNRTASISPDVNDPGYRAVTFDDLAEAYYEQVRGLVDGGSDVLLVETIFDTLNAKAALFAIQRYATESGKHLPIMISGTITDASGRTLSGQTVEAFWNSIRHANLLSVGLNCALGAREMRPYLEELSEKADVFISAYPNAGLPNEFGAYDETPHETAHQVDDFIKAGLVNIVGGCCGTTPDHIRCIGEKAAQHSPRKKPEVAPNMRLSGLEAVTITPETNFVNVGERTNITGSPKFSKLILAENYEEALTVARQQVEGGAQVIDINMDEGMIDSEAVMVKFLNLVASEPDIAKLPIMVDSSKWNVIEAGLKCLQGKGIVNSISLKEGEDKFRDYARKIMSYGAAAVVMAFDEQGQADSYERRIEICKRSYDILVNELGFPPQDIIFDPNILTVATGLEEHNNYAVDFIEATRWIKQNLPHAKVSGGVSNISFSFRGNNVVREAMHSAFLYHAIKAGMDMGIVNAGMLEVYQEVPKELLEKVEDVLLNRRADATERLVEFAETVKAKGKEIVKDEAWRNEPVEKRLSHALVKGIVEYLDADVEEARQKYDRPLEVIEGPLMDGMNIVGDLFGSGKMFLPQVVKSARVMKKAVAYLLPFIEAEKAKNAGGNERSNAGKVLMATVKGDVHDIGKNIVGVVLACNNFEIVDLGVMVPAQRIIEEAKKQQVDIIGLSGLITPSLDEMVHFAKEMEREGFTIPLIVGGATTSRIHAAVKIAPNYSGPAIHVLDASRSVTVCSTLMNKDNRDGYIQTIKDEYAKAREAHLNKRSDKRFISLDEARNQRIELNLDGAMPSKPTFTGTKVFEAFPLAELVPYIDWTPFFHTWELRGSYPKIFEDKNVGTEAHELFDNAQALLNRIIKENLLQASGVIGFWPANSVGDDIELYSDESRTQLLAKIHTLRQQAEKAKGEPYYALSDFIAPKSSCVPDYFGGFAVTAGLGCDELVAHFEQDHDDYNSIMVKAIADRLAEAFAEKMHELVRREYWGYAKNEVLTNQQLIKEEYQGIRPAPGYPACPEHTEKVTLFDLLKAEENAHMQLTESMAMLPTASVSGFYFAHPQSRYFGLGKIGKDQIEDYAKRKNMSVETVERWLGPNLNY, from the coding sequence ATGAACATCAGAGAAGAATTACAAAAACGCATATTGGTAATTGATGGCGCTATGGGTACCATGATACAGCGCTATCAATTGACAGAGGAGGATTTTCGCGGCGAGCGTTTTAAAAATCATCTTTCTGACTTAAAAGGAAACAATGACCTGCTGAATATTACCCGGCCTGATGTAATTAAAGCTATTCATGCCGAGTATTTGGAGGCCGGTGCTGATATTATCGAAACCAATACCTTCAGTACGCAACGTATCAGTTTAGCTGACTACCACATGGAAGAGCTGGACTACGAGTTAAGCTATGAAGGTGCACGCCTGGCTCGTGAAGTAGTCGATGAATACAACCAAAAAACGCCGGATAAGCCCCGCTTTGTGGCTGGCGCGGTAGGCCCTACTAACCGTACGGCCTCCATATCGCCCGATGTAAATGATCCGGGTTATCGGGCAGTTACGTTTGATGATTTGGCTGAAGCTTATTACGAACAGGTACGCGGCTTAGTGGATGGTGGTTCGGATGTACTATTGGTAGAAACCATTTTTGATACCCTGAACGCCAAAGCTGCTTTATTTGCCATTCAGCGTTATGCAACCGAGTCAGGCAAGCACTTGCCAATCATGATATCCGGTACTATTACAGATGCTTCAGGACGTACCTTATCAGGGCAAACCGTAGAAGCATTTTGGAATTCTATTCGTCATGCCAATTTACTATCGGTAGGTTTAAACTGTGCGTTAGGTGCCCGTGAAATGCGCCCGTACCTGGAAGAATTATCAGAAAAAGCAGATGTTTTTATATCGGCCTACCCCAACGCTGGTTTACCTAACGAGTTTGGTGCTTATGATGAAACGCCGCACGAAACGGCTCATCAGGTAGATGATTTTATTAAAGCGGGTCTGGTAAATATAGTAGGTGGTTGTTGTGGCACCACGCCCGATCATATTCGCTGCATTGGCGAAAAGGCAGCCCAGCATTCGCCGCGTAAAAAGCCTGAAGTAGCGCCTAATATGCGCCTCAGCGGACTGGAAGCAGTTACCATCACTCCCGAAACCAACTTTGTAAACGTGGGTGAGCGTACCAACATTACCGGTTCGCCTAAATTTTCTAAATTAATTCTGGCCGAAAATTATGAAGAAGCTTTAACCGTTGCCCGACAGCAGGTAGAAGGCGGCGCTCAGGTTATCGATATCAACATGGATGAGGGTATGATTGATTCGGAAGCCGTCATGGTTAAATTCCTGAACTTGGTCGCTTCCGAACCGGATATTGCCAAGCTGCCCATCATGGTCGATTCATCCAAGTGGAATGTAATTGAAGCGGGCTTAAAATGCTTGCAGGGTAAAGGTATTGTAAACTCTATATCGCTGAAAGAAGGCGAAGACAAGTTTAGAGATTATGCCCGTAAAATAATGAGCTATGGCGCAGCAGCTGTAGTTATGGCTTTTGATGAACAAGGACAAGCCGACAGCTACGAACGCCGTATAGAAATCTGCAAGCGCTCATACGATATACTGGTTAATGAACTGGGCTTTCCACCACAGGATATTATTTTCGACCCTAACATTCTGACCGTTGCTACCGGTTTGGAAGAACATAACAACTACGCAGTTGATTTTATAGAAGCTACCCGCTGGATTAAACAAAACCTGCCTCATGCCAAGGTAAGTGGCGGGGTAAGTAATATATCTTTCTCGTTTCGGGGTAACAACGTAGTGCGTGAAGCTATGCACTCCGCTTTTCTGTACCATGCCATTAAAGCAGGTATGGATATGGGCATTGTGAACGCTGGTATGCTGGAGGTTTACCAAGAAGTACCTAAAGAACTGCTGGAAAAGGTAGAAGATGTTCTATTAAACCGCAGAGCAGATGCTACTGAGCGCCTGGTGGAGTTTGCTGAAACGGTAAAAGCCAAGGGCAAGGAAATCGTAAAAGATGAAGCCTGGCGCAATGAGCCAGTTGAAAAGCGTTTATCGCACGCGCTGGTAAAAGGTATTGTAGAGTACCTGGATGCCGATGTAGAAGAAGCACGCCAGAAGTATGACCGTCCGCTGGAGGTAATTGAAGGCCCATTAATGGATGGCATGAACATCGTGGGGGATTTATTCGGTTCCGGTAAAATGTTTTTGCCGCAGGTGGTAAAATCGGCCCGGGTAATGAAAAAGGCAGTGGCTTACCTTCTGCCCTTCATTGAGGCTGAAAAAGCTAAAAACGCCGGTGGCAATGAACGTAGCAATGCCGGCAAGGTGTTAATGGCCACTGTTAAAGGCGATGTGCACGATATTGGTAAAAACATTGTAGGCGTAGTATTGGCCTGCAACAATTTCGAAATTGTCGATTTAGGCGTTATGGTGCCTGCTCAGCGCATTATTGAAGAAGCTAAAAAACAACAGGTAGATATCATTGGTTTGAGTGGATTAATTACGCCATCGCTGGATGAAATGGTGCACTTTGCCAAAGAAATGGAACGTGAAGGCTTTACTATTCCGCTCATTGTGGGTGGGGCTACTACTTCGCGCATACATGCTGCTGTTAAAATTGCGCCTAACTATTCGGGTCCGGCTATTCATGTGCTGGATGCTTCACGTAGTGTAACGGTATGCAGCACTTTAATGAATAAAGATAATCGTGATGGTTACATTCAAACCATTAAAGATGAATATGCCAAAGCCCGAGAAGCGCACTTAAATAAACGTTCCGATAAACGGTTCATCAGTTTAGATGAGGCCCGTAACCAACGCATTGAGCTGAACCTAGATGGCGCTATGCCATCTAAGCCTACCTTTACGGGTACTAAGGTTTTTGAAGCTTTCCCGTTAGCTGAGTTAGTACCTTATATTGATTGGACACCGTTTTTTCATACTTGGGAATTGCGCGGCAGTTACCCTAAAATTTTTGAAGATAAAAACGTAGGTACCGAAGCACATGAACTGTTTGATAATGCCCAAGCTTTGCTTAATCGTATTATCAAAGAAAACTTGCTACAAGCTAGTGGTGTAATCGGTTTCTGGCCGGCCAACAGTGTAGGCGATGATATCGAGTTGTACAGCGATGAAAGCCGTACCCAGTTGTTAGCTAAAATACATACGTTGCGCCAGCAGGCAGAGAAAGCGAAAGGCGAACCGTACTATGCCTTGTCGGATTTTATTGCCCCTAAAAGCAGTTGCGTACCCGACTACTTTGGTGGTTTTGCCGTAACGGCCGGCTTAGGGTGCGATGAGCTGGTGGCGCATTTTGAACAAGACCATGATGACTACAACAGCATTATGGTTAAAGCTATTGCCGACCGCCTGGCCGAAGCTTTTGCCGAAAAAATGCATGAACTGGTACGCCGTGAGTATTGGGGGTACGCTAAAAATGAAGTATTAACCAATCAGCAGTTGATTAAAGAAGAATACCAAGGCATCAGGCCGGCACCAGGCTACCCAGCTTGTCCGGAGCATACCGAGAAAGTTACCTTGTTCGATTTGCTCAAAGCTGAAGAAAATGCCCACATGCAACTCACCGAAAGCATGGCCATGCTGCCTACGGCTTCGGTAAGCGGCTTCTACTTTGCCCACCCGCAATCCCGCTATTTCGGCTTAGGTAAAATCGGCAAAGACCAGATCGAAGATTACGCCAAACGCAAAAACATGTCAGTAGAAACCGTAGAACGATGGTTGGGACCTAATTTGAACTACTAA
- a CDS encoding four helix bundle protein, protein MIFTNLDVWKEARILVKQVYDATKGFPKEEVFGLQSQIKRSVISVPSNVAEGCGRNHLKDSIQFFYVARGSAYELEAQLYLSCDLGFITTEQLESLLKQLEKVRKLLGGLINYFKSQIKQQTTQPATENPKSQK, encoded by the coding sequence ATGATATTCACAAATTTAGATGTTTGGAAAGAAGCTAGAATTTTAGTTAAGCAGGTATATGATGCTACAAAGGGCTTTCCAAAAGAAGAGGTATTTGGTTTGCAATCGCAAATTAAACGTTCTGTAATCTCAGTACCATCAAACGTAGCCGAAGGGTGTGGAAGAAATCATTTGAAAGATTCTATACAATTCTTTTATGTTGCTCGCGGATCAGCCTATGAATTAGAAGCACAACTTTACCTTTCCTGTGATTTAGGTTTTATCACGACAGAACAATTAGAAAGCTTACTGAAGCAATTAGAAAAAGTTAGAAAATTACTAGGCGGGTTGATCAATTATTTCAAATCACAAATAAAACAACAAACCACGCAACCCGCAACTGAAAACCCGAAATCCCAAAAATGA
- the metF gene encoding methylenetetrahydrofolate reductase [NAD(P)H] — protein MKITEHIANANGKTLFSFELLPPIKGQSLQGIYNAIDPLMEFKPPFIDVTSSREDLVYKELPDGSIQKATYRKRPGTVAVCAAIMHKYGVDTVPHLICGGFTKEETEYALIDLQFLGIDNVLVLRGDARKTDSGFIPTPGGHCYATELLDQVTNMNNGVYLHEYQDSSYKTDFCIGVAAYPEKHFEAPNLKTDFRYLKKKVENGANFIVTQMFFDVSKYKEFVTLCRENDINVPIIPGLKPITTAKQLINLPKIFHIDIPEDLSDAVHACKNDKEVKEVGIEWMINQCKELVEFGVPVLHFYTMGNAEPTKRIAQAIF, from the coding sequence ATGAAAATTACCGAACATATAGCCAACGCGAATGGCAAAACTTTATTCTCGTTTGAACTGCTGCCGCCTATTAAGGGGCAAAGCTTGCAGGGTATTTATAATGCCATTGATCCGCTGATGGAGTTCAAGCCGCCCTTTATAGACGTAACTTCTTCGCGTGAAGATTTGGTATATAAAGAACTACCCGATGGCTCCATACAGAAAGCTACTTATCGTAAACGCCCGGGTACGGTAGCGGTATGTGCGGCTATTATGCATAAATACGGCGTAGATACGGTACCTCATCTCATCTGCGGTGGTTTTACTAAAGAAGAAACGGAGTACGCGTTAATCGACCTGCAATTTTTAGGTATTGATAACGTGCTGGTACTGCGTGGCGATGCCCGTAAAACCGATTCAGGTTTTATACCCACACCAGGCGGACATTGCTACGCAACCGAGCTGCTGGATCAAGTAACCAACATGAACAATGGTGTTTATCTGCATGAGTATCAGGACAGCTCTTACAAAACGGATTTCTGTATTGGTGTAGCGGCTTACCCTGAAAAGCATTTTGAGGCGCCTAACCTGAAAACCGATTTCAGATACTTGAAAAAGAAGGTAGAAAACGGTGCCAATTTCATTGTAACCCAAATGTTTTTCGATGTAAGCAAATACAAAGAATTTGTAACGTTATGCCGTGAAAATGATATTAATGTACCAATTATACCGGGACTAAAACCCATTACAACTGCTAAGCAATTAATCAATCTGCCTAAAATATTTCACATCGATATTCCGGAAGATTTAAGTGATGCGGTACATGCTTGTAAAAACGATAAAGAAGTAAAAGAAGTAGGTATTGAATGGATGATTAACCAGTGTAAAGAGCTGGTAGAATTTGGCGTACCCGTATTACACTTTTACACCATGGGCAATGCGGAGCCTACAAAAAGGATAGCCCAAGCTATTTTTTAG
- a CDS encoding sensor histidine kinase codes for MFRFRATTTFIIHAAGWLLFLVFPLLFLNSNPKNSIGILLSSPYYWLFCLTYIGIFYLNTSYLIPQLFFRKKYVDYGIIVLVLFSFVYYFQPFDKLLKHHALKQPLIASDSAMIGPHPMPPGGDTLGAPSSNQMFGPLPHQDLRMQDPALKRPKGILQHYQDVDIVSLFLFFIITALSIATRTVKQWQNTEQKVMKAEAEKVNAELSFLKAQINPHFLFNTLNNIYTLSVMNSEHTSDSIMKLSNIMRYVTDDVTQKFVPLQDDIDCIQNYIDLQRLRLGSKTQVNFEVTGTITHQKIPPLIMMSFVENTFKYGISKKEFSTINIEIKVNSEQIIFCCENRKFNDKAGIQERTGIGIANTRQRLEHLYPKKHVLTIDTADDKFKVKLIINP; via the coding sequence ATGTTCCGTTTTAGGGCTACGACTACGTTTATTATCCATGCGGCAGGTTGGTTGCTGTTTTTGGTGTTTCCACTATTGTTTTTAAACAGTAATCCTAAAAACAGTATTGGCATCCTACTGTCGTCGCCCTACTATTGGCTGTTTTGCCTTACCTACATCGGCATATTTTACCTGAATACCAGCTATCTTATTCCTCAGCTGTTTTTCCGTAAAAAGTATGTAGATTATGGTATTATCGTGCTCGTTTTGTTCAGCTTTGTATATTACTTTCAGCCTTTTGATAAGTTACTGAAGCATCATGCCCTGAAACAGCCCCTTATAGCTTCTGATTCAGCAATGATTGGTCCACATCCTATGCCGCCGGGTGGGGATACGCTGGGAGCACCTTCCTCTAATCAAATGTTCGGTCCGTTGCCACACCAGGATTTACGCATGCAAGACCCGGCACTAAAACGACCTAAGGGTATTTTGCAGCATTACCAGGATGTAGATATCGTAAGCTTATTTTTGTTTTTTATCATCACAGCGCTCAGTATTGCTACCCGAACGGTAAAGCAATGGCAAAACACCGAGCAAAAAGTAATGAAGGCAGAAGCTGAAAAGGTAAATGCTGAACTATCCTTTTTAAAAGCGCAAATCAACCCGCATTTCCTGTTCAACACGCTGAATAACATTTACACCCTTTCAGTAATGAACAGCGAGCATACCTCAGACAGTATCATGAAGCTCTCTAACATTATGCGTTATGTAACTGATGATGTAACTCAGAAATTTGTACCCCTGCAAGATGATATTGATTGCATTCAAAATTATATTGATTTGCAACGCTTACGACTGGGTAGTAAAACTCAGGTTAATTTTGAAGTAACCGGCACTATTACGCATCAGAAAATTCCGCCGTTGATTATGATGTCGTTTGTAGAAAATACGTTTAAGTACGGCATTAGTAAAAAAGAATTCAGCACCATTAATATCGAAATCAAAGTAAACAGCGAGCAAATTATTTTTTGTTGTGAAAACCGTAAGTTTAATGATAAAGCAGGCATACAGGAACGTACAGGCATTGGCATTGCGAACACCCGACAAAGATTGGAACACCTGTACCCGAAAAAGCACGTATTAACCATTGATACAGCGGATGATAAATTTAAAGTAAAACTCATTATAAATCCCTAA
- a CDS encoding LytR/AlgR family response regulator transcription factor translates to MTKLKCVAIDDEPLALALMEQYIAKFPALQLLKTFEDAISGAEYLKQNVVDLLFVDINMPDITGIDLVRSLDPRPMVIFTTAYKNFAFEGFELEALDYLLKPIDLNRFGKAVEKAQEFYQYKQNANQAAPQESLYVYSEYRMIKVNVADIEYIESMEDYIKIHLSGEDKPILTLMPLKKALEKLPADQFKRVHRSYVVAIGKIKSIQNRKIKLAQAEIPIGESYSASVKELTR, encoded by the coding sequence ATGACTAAATTAAAATGTGTAGCTATTGATGATGAGCCTTTGGCTTTAGCCCTTATGGAACAGTATATTGCTAAGTTCCCGGCTTTACAGTTGCTGAAAACTTTTGAGGACGCTATTTCAGGAGCAGAATACCTAAAGCAGAACGTGGTGGATTTACTTTTTGTGGATATTAATATGCCCGATATTACCGGTATTGATCTGGTTCGTTCGCTCGACCCACGCCCTATGGTTATATTTACTACCGCCTACAAAAACTTTGCTTTTGAAGGGTTTGAACTGGAAGCGCTGGATTATTTGCTCAAACCTATTGATTTAAACCGTTTTGGCAAAGCGGTAGAAAAAGCGCAGGAGTTTTACCAGTATAAGCAAAACGCCAATCAGGCTGCCCCGCAAGAGAGCTTGTATGTATATTCAGAGTACCGGATGATTAAAGTTAATGTAGCCGATATTGAATACATAGAAAGTATGGAAGACTACATTAAAATTCATTTATCTGGCGAAGACAAACCGATATTAACTTTAATGCCGCTTAAAAAAGCACTGGAAAAATTACCAGCCGATCAGTTTAAGCGGGTGCACCGCAGTTATGTGGTAGCTATTGGTAAAATCAAATCGATTCAGAACCGAAAAATTAAACTGGCACAAGCTGAAATACCTATCGGTGAAAGCTATAGTGCTTCAGTTAAGGAGCTAACCCGTTAA
- a CDS encoding response regulator: MPKRILLLDNNNDGLNLADEMMYYGYSDVHITSNCESVYSIAKSFQPDLIILDFLLINEQAKAVCHSVKQDDVLKNIPVVLISGHINKKTELSRDSYDALFIKPLNPETLALNINYLVAS; encoded by the coding sequence ATGCCAAAGCGTATTTTACTGCTGGATAATAACAATGATGGCTTGAACTTAGCTGATGAAATGATGTATTACGGTTATTCGGATGTACATATAACTTCAAATTGTGAATCAGTTTACAGCATAGCTAAAAGCTTTCAGCCTGATTTAATAATTCTGGATTTTCTGCTTATTAATGAACAGGCCAAAGCTGTTTGCCATAGCGTTAAGCAGGATGATGTTTTAAAAAATATTCCGGTAGTTCTGATATCAGGTCATATCAACAAAAAAACAGAGCTAAGCCGCGACAGTTATGATGCGCTATTTATTAAACCTTTAAATCCTGAAACCTTAGCCTTAAATATTAATTATCTGGTAGCTTCCTGA
- a CDS encoding dioxygenase family protein yields MERKNFLRSLIVGAATAPMLLDACQKDSTTPSSTSTSTSTSTSTSTSSSSSSSSNSCTVAPTETEGPFPTKTPASYVRSDITDGRTGYKLTIKITIDSSSSCTALSGALVDIWHCDAEGNYSEYGGSSMQTTNYTSVHFLRGRQTTDSNGLVTFTSIFPGWYSGRATHIHVHVYNASGTSLKVTQIAFPEGTGTALALVNGYAKGLTGYTYNSSDNVFSDDTSGLEIAAVTGNLTDGFVLTKVINV; encoded by the coding sequence ATGGAAAGGAAAAATTTTCTCAGAAGTTTAATTGTAGGTGCTGCCACTGCGCCCATGCTGTTGGATGCATGCCAGAAAGATAGCACAACACCATCTTCTACATCTACTAGTACATCAACCAGTACTTCTACCTCAACCAGTAGCAGTTCTTCATCAAGTTCTAATAGTTGTACAGTAGCCCCTACCGAAACAGAAGGTCCGTTCCCGACTAAAACACCTGCTTCTTACGTGCGGAGTGATATTACCGACGGACGTACCGGGTACAAGCTAACCATTAAAATTACGATAGATAGCAGCAGCAGCTGTACGGCATTATCAGGCGCACTGGTAGATATCTGGCATTGTGATGCAGAAGGTAACTATTCTGAATATGGTGGTTCCAGTATGCAAACTACCAATTATACCAGCGTGCACTTTTTACGCGGCCGCCAAACTACCGATAGTAATGGGCTGGTAACTTTTACCTCCATTTTTCCAGGCTGGTATTCAGGCCGTGCTACGCATATTCATGTGCATGTTTATAATGCTTCAGGCACTTCATTAAAGGTAACTCAAATTGCTTTTCCTGAAGGTACAGGCACTGCCTTGGCTTTGGTAAACGGTTATGCTAAAGGTTTAACCGGCTACACCTACAACAGTAGCGATAATGTATTTAGTGATGATACTTCCGGATTGGAGATTGCTGCTGTAACCGGCAACCTGACCGATGGTTTTGTACTCACTAAAGTAATTAATGTGTAA